The window ATCTTTCGGGGAATTTGAAAAAGCATCGGTGAGCAACACCGTGGCGCTGTCAATAATATCTTTGGTTTCATAGGAAGAAATGAGCCGGTACTGAATGCTGAAGCGCGCAGTAAAATTTTCTTTCTCACCCTGCTTGCTGTACAAAAGTTCTTTTGAATTTATTTTGAAGTGAAGTTCGGAGGAAGTATTTGTTTTGTGAAAGACAGCATATTTCGGATGAAGAAAATTCTGTGCGGACTTGTAAATATTGGAAACATTCTGATTGCTTGCCGACTTGCCGGAAGAGGAGCAGGAAGAAACGCGGAGAATTACAAATGAAAAGTGAAAAATGAAAAAGGTAAAAATTATGTGAGATGGAAAATATTTCATGCTTCGTTTGCCCTTTCAATCAGTGATGGAGGAATATCTTTGGTTGTTTTTGCTCCGAGTTCTTTAATTGTTTCTGCGCGCTTTATTAAATTTCCTCTGCCGGAAGAAAATTTATTCATCGCATCTTCGTAAGTTTTTTTTGTGGCATCCATTTTCTTTCCCACTTCAACCAAATCGCCAAGAAAGCCTACAAACTTATCGTAAAGTTCTCCGCTTTGCCGAGCAATTTCAAGTGCGTTGTGTGTTTGCCGCTCTTGTTTCCAGATGGAAGAAATAGTTCGCAAAGTAGCAAGAAGAGTAGACGGACTTACAATTACAATTTTTCTTTCCCATGCATAATTGAAAAGTTCGTTATCTGCCTGCACTGCCAAACTGAAAGAAGATTCAATGGGCATGAAAAGCAAAACAAAATCAGGAGAATTAATTCCATTCAGCGAGTGATAATTTTTTTCGCTCAGCCCTTTGATGTGGGTTTTTACAGACGTGATGTGTGACTGCAAATATTTTTCGCGCTCCTCATCCACGGTAACATTACAAAAAGATTCATAAGCGGTAAGTGAAACTTTAGAATCAATGACAATGTGTTTGTTATCGGGAAGTTTTACAATCACATCGGGCTGAAGGTGCTTGCCATCTTCTGTATTCATGCTCACTTGCATTTCGTATTCAATTCCTTTTTGCAA of the Bacteroidota bacterium genome contains:
- the rmuC gene encoding DNA recombination protein RmuC; its protein translation is MEISLLIIGLAAGILIGWLLGKFKQTPAANSSNEKIIELTRELATQTTINKSLEEKLKSQKVEVENLKKSFSSEFENLANKILEEKSKKFAEQNKTNLENILNPLKENITKFEKKVDETYRTEANERNSLKGEIKMLMTLNKQISEEANNLAKALKGDAKKQGNWGEIILEKVLERSGLQKGIEYEMQVSMNTEDGKHLQPDVIVKLPDNKHIVIDSKVSLTAYESFCNVTVDEEREKYLQSHITSVKTHIKGLSEKNYHSLNGINSPDFVLLFMPIESSFSLAVQADNELFNYAWERKIVIVSPSTLLATLRTISSIWKQERQTHNALEIARQSGELYDKFVGFLGDLVEVGKKMDATKKTYEDAMNKFSSGRGNLIKRAETIKELGAKTTKDIPPSLIERANEA